In Stomoxys calcitrans chromosome 2, idStoCalc2.1, whole genome shotgun sequence, the following proteins share a genomic window:
- the LOC106081608 gene encoding protein mini spindles isoform X3: protein MAEDTEYKKLPVDERCVHKLWKARVDGYEEAAKIFREIDDEKSPEWMKFLGLIKKMVVDSNAMAQEKGLEAALIFVENCGHAGKTVGDVMSGIVQKCIAAPKTKTKDLSVQVTLMYIEIEKHEAVLEELIKGMEHKNPKIIAACVAATTLALKEFGSKVVSVKPLIKKLAPLMSDRDKSVRDEGKQLAIEIYRWIGAAMKQQISTLPQVTIKELEDEFDKLKGEKAEPTRYLKSQQEKQQQISAAAAENEDNGNDDDGDAGGEEIDPMDLIDPVDILSKMPKDFYDKLEEKKWTLRKESLEALEKLLTDNPKLESGDYGSVVTALKKVITKDSNVVLVAMAVKCLAMLAKGLGKRFSPYAMACIPSLLEKFKEKKSNVVLALREAMDAIYPSTNLEAMQEHIVESLGNKNPSVKSETASFLARAFSRTQPAAINKKLLKVLVATLIKTLNESDPTVRDCSAEAIGTLLKLMGEKQVGPFLVDVDALKMAKIKECQDKAEIKIKVAGAKKERPSTAPTSAPSSRAASATAPKGGSNEPKPVSRPATAGAKKVVAKKTGAIAGGGGGGGGAPLSKSASTAKVLATEREMAPEEVQGKAEELLPPNILSGLVDSNWKNRLAAVESLLQQIGDFDPKTPGLSQVLVRTISGRKPGLKEMNFQVLKFKLDIIRTIAETCPITATTIDVVVNEITEKLADVKNGPTAADVLTAFAEATKLEYVVGKVLSFAFEQKSPKVQSEAINWVNKAILEFGFQIQPKLLIEDVRKAVQSTNPTVRTAAIGLVGTMSMYMGNALMMFFDSEKPALRSQIQVEFDKNVGEKPPKPIRGVKKAGGASAASADVGGDTDGAADEEEEQEQMNLADLLPRVDISTQITEALLKEMSDKDWKTRNEGLNRLQTIISEARLIKPTIGDLAPALALRLLDSNAKIAQTALAICEQLANAMGSGCKNHVRVLFPGFLHALGDSKSFVRAAALNCINCFGEKGGYKEFFENEMIADALKSGSPVLKSDLWAWLAERLPQMPPKSISKDELTSMIPHLYAHICDRNADVRKNANEAVLGVMIHLGFEVMVKALDKQKPASKKDIQAALDKARPNLPIKPLPKGKQQAPIIEETKKTVRGGGGGAGGSAAAGSQKAAANKTSAAAKGANTSSSRKKEEDVDTSPLLAVNNTKNQRLIDEQKMRVLKWTFTTPREEFIDLLREQMTTANVNKGLMANMFHDDFRYHLKVIESLMEDLPQNPKALICNLDLILKWLSLRFYDTNPSVLIKGLEYLQQVFETLVEHEYVLAENEGSSFVPHLLLKLGDPKDAVRNGVRSLLRQIILVYPYAKVFVYVMDGLKSKNARQRTECLDELGYLIENYTLTVCQPSQQAALKEIARHISDRDNSVRNAALNCVVQAYFQAGEKVYKLIGQMNDKDLSMLDERIKRAKKPQRKAPEANVSAKSSPVVQQDSIEIEDPSPNGCDELPPPEEHNQRTFDQPVSTPMVNLQQHHIQMQPKTTGPFGLDPNKIAEIEENWVRVDQIERVVVPNVDISLLFEPIKVLPTKDGIKYPQEKFDQLLSRSRYMQQTHTTPPPPSAMGSGGGGIMANNVSPYMSPQQQQQQFNAALYQQQSFGNNSTNLADVLPKHDPHLIKIIKATSSTDTLKARAAINELNEIIDSPEKQAVLRDYEEIFIQNVLAQLKNLSQIPISESLVVYQPLLSILYSFFLSKTLGKTLSVACIKNLMSVLLHLLADQKLNTGDDGQYNKVINGICVKVLDKSNFTNMNCALIRLLRETCPEAGLPKFTDLLMKCIWRNVKTLPERSNELNYDAVMLEVHEFMLALPSSWWQTRPSDTPLRTVKTIIHNMAKVKGNAILQHLNQIPTHSELHAYLIKILKNLQKEGNLPSSSPQRSISSKDLLAKQRISNQAHETMSQIFKLISDKETKQQGLQKLYEFKSKNPDIDVSAFLKGASPSFQKYIEEGLAEIQRSTGNVGDVNPAQCNLASQSNDNRLAPRSSYLTEPNYQNQQCPAISDSTGAKPDPDFWMDRLNHLRAKANLAPHRNPDGSLVSNSHFPMMDNKVMDENLSLNSMNAQKVSVIRRDKPEMSPNRLQHIQAKLAQIKKESHT, encoded by the exons ATGGCAGAGGACACAGAGTACAAAAAGCTTCCGGTTGATGAGCGTTGCGTTCACAAACTATGGAAGGCTCGTGTGGATGGCTATGAGGAGGCAGCAAAGATATTTCGTGAAATCGACGATGAAAAGTCCCCAGAATGGATGAAGTTCCTGGGTCTAATTAAGAAAATGGTTGTCGACTCGAATGCCATGGCCCAGGAGAAAGGTCTTGAGGCTGCcctaatttttgtagaaaattgcgGACATGCTGGTAAAACGGTTGGAGATGTTATGTCTGGCATAGTCCAGAAGTGTATAGCCGCtcccaaaacaaaaacgaaagatCTTTCAGTGCAGGTCACACTTATGTACATTGAGATTGAAAAGCACGAGGCAGTTCTAGAGGAACTCATTAAGGGAATGGAGCACAAGAATCCCAAAATCATAGCAGCTTGTGTTGCGGCCACAACATTAGCCTTGAAAGAATTCGGCAGTAAGGTGGTGAGCGTAAAGCCGCTCATAAAGAAACTGGCTCCCCTAATGAGCGATCGCGACAAGAGTGTTCGAGATGAAGGAAAACAGTTGGCCATTGAAATTTACAG ATGGATTGGTGCGGCAATGAAACAACAAATATCAACTCTTCCTCAAGTCACTATCAAGGAATTAGAAGATGAGTTCGATAAGCTCAAAGGCGAAAAGGCTGAGCCTACACGCTATCTAAAGTCACAGCAGGAAAAGCAACAGCAAATATCCGCGGCTGCTGCTGAAAATGAGGATAATGGCAATG ATGATGACGGCGATGCTGGAGGTGAAGAAATCGATCCCATGGATCTGATCGATCCTGTTGATATCCTTTCAAAAATGCCCAAAGACTTCTATGACAAGTTGGAGGAGAAAAAATGGACACTGCGAAAAGAATCCCTAGAAGCTTTAGAGAAACTACTCACAGATAATCCCAAATTGGAGAGCGGCGATTATGGGTCCGTAGTTACGGCCTTAAAGAAGGTTATCACCAAGGATTCGAATGTGGTACTGGTAGCAATGGCCGTCAAGTGTCTGGCCATGCTGGCCAAGGGTCTGGGCAAGCGCTTCTCCCCATATGCAATG GCCTGTATTCCGTCGCTGCTGGAGAAATTTAAGGAAAAGAAATCAAATGTCGTTTTGGCCTTACGCGAAGCTATGGACGCTATATATCCGTCAACAAATCTGGAAGCCATGCAGGAGCACATCGTAGAATCGTTGGGCAATAAAAACCCCAGTGTGAAATCGGAAACAGCATCTTTCCTAGCCAGAGCCTTTTCTCGCACGCAACCTGCAGCGATAAACAAAAAGCTATTGAAGGTCTTAGTTGCTACGTTaataaaaactttgaatgaatcgGATCCCACAGTTCGCGATTGCTCAGCAGAAGCCATTGGGACTCTATTGAAATTGATGGGTGAGAAACAAGTGGGACCTTTCCTGGTGGATGTTGATGCATTGAAAATGGCCAAAATTAAGGAATGCCAAGATAAAGCAGAAATCAAAATTAAAGTTGCCGGCGCAAAGAAAGAAAGACCCTCCACGGCTCCCACATCGGCCCCTTCCAGTAGAGCAGCTTCGGCAACAGCCCCAAAGGGAGGTTCAAATGAGCCCAAGCCAGTTAGTCGACCCGCAACTGCTGGCGCCAAAAAGGTCGTGGCGAAAAAGACTGGCGCAATCGcgggtggtggtggcggtggtggaGGCGCTCCCTTATCAAAGAGTGCCAGCACTGCAAAAGTGTTGGCCACAGAGCGCGAAATGGCACCCGAAGAAGTTCAGGGAAAGGCCGAAGAGCTTTTACCACCCAACATACTTTCGGGACTAGTGGACTCTAATTGGAAGAATCGATTGGCTGCAGTAGAAAGTCTGCTGCAGCAAATTGGCGATTTCGATCCAAAAACACCTGGATTGTCACAGGTTTTGGTGAGGACTATTAGCGGCCGTAAACCTGGCTTGAAGGAAATGAACTTTCAggttttgaaattcaaattggaCATAATAAGAACGATAGCAGAGACATGTCCCATCACCGCCACCACAATCGATGTTGTGGTAAATGAAATAACCGAAAAATTGGCAGACGTCAAGAATGGTCCGACTGCTGCTGACGTTCTCACGGCCTTTGCGGAAGCCACCAAGCTTGAATACGTTGTGGGCAAAGTGCTTTCCTTCGCCTTCGAGCAAAAATCTCCCAAAGTTCAGTCAGAAGCAATAAACTGGGTCAATAAGGCAATTTTAGAGTTTGGCTTCCAAATTCAACCAAAACTCTTGATAGAAGATGTGCGGAAAGCAGTGCAAAGTACCAACCCAACAGTTAGGACCGCAGCCATTGGTTTAGTGGGCACCATGTCCATGTACATGGGCAATGCCTTGATGATGTTTTTCGATAGCGAAAAACCTGCGCTTCGATCACAAATACAAGTAGAGTTTGACAAAAACGTGGGCGAAAAACCCCCCAAACCCATCAGAGGGGTCAAGAAGGCTGGCGGTGCTTCGGCAGCTTCCGCCGATGTAGGCGGCGATACGGACGGAGCAGCCGATGAAGAGGAGGAACAGGAACAAATGAATTTGGCGGATTTACTTCCAAGAGTTGACATTTCTACGCAAATAACTGAGGCTTTGCTGAAAGAGATGTCCGATAAAGACTGGAAGACTCGAAATGAAGGTCTCAACAGACTGCAGACGATTATAAGTGAAGCACGTCTGATTAAGCCAACAATCGGAGACTTGGCGCCAGCTTTGGCATTACGCTTGTTAGACTCAAATGCTAAGATCGCACAGACGGCACTGGCTATTTGCGAACAGTTAGCCAACGCCATGGGATCTGGGTGTAAGAATCACGTGAGGGTTCTATTCCCCGGTTTCTTGCATGCTTTGGGAGACAGCAAAAGTTTTGTTCGAGCAGCTGCTTTGAATTGCATTAACTGCTTTGGCGAAAAGGGTGGTTACAAGGAGTTCTTTGAAAATGAAATGATTGCTGATGCCCTGAAATCCGGGTCTCCCGTCTTGAAGTCCGATCTGTGGGCTTGGCTGGCAGAGAGACTACCACAGATGCCGCCCAAAAGCATATCCAAGGACGAGTTGACATCAATGATCCCGCATTTGTACGCCCACATTTGCGATCGCAATGCAGATGTTCGCAAAAATGCAAACGAAGCTGTTTTGGGTGTTATGATCCACTTGGGATTTGAGGTAATGGTTAAGGCATTGGACAAACAGAAACCGGCGTCCAAGAAAGACATACAAGCCGCATTGGATAAGGCCAGACCGAATTTACCGATTAAACCCTTGCCAAAAGGTAAACAACAGGCACCCATTATTGAGGAGACCAAGAAAACCGTCCGCGGTGGTGGAGGTGGAGCTGGGGGAAGCGCTGCTGCCGGATCACAAAAGGCGGCAGCTAATAAAACTTCAGCTGCTGCCAAGGGCGCCAATACATCCTCATCGCGCAAGAAGGAGGAAGACGTCGACACTTCTCCACTACTCGCTGTAAACAACACCAAAAATCAACGACTAATTGATGAGCAAAAAATGAGAGTTCTGAAGTGGACATTCACTACACCTAGAGAGGAATTCATCGATTTGTTGCGCGAACAGATGACAACGGCTAATGTCAACAAGGGGTTAATGGCCAATATGTTTCACGATGACTTTAG ATACCATTTGAAGGTTATTGAATCGTTGATGGAGGATTTGCCCCAAAACCCGAAAGCCCTTATTTGCAATTTAGACTTGATTCTGAAATGGCTTTCGCTGCGCTTCTATGATACCAACCCTTCTGTCCTCATTAAGGGCCTGGAGTATTTGCAGCAAGTGTTTGAGACATTAGTCGAGCATGAATATGTTTTGGCAGAGAATGAAGGTAGTTCATTCGTACCACATCTATTGTTGAAG CTTGGCGATCCCAAGGATGCTGTCCGAAACGGAGTGCGCTCTTTGCTGAGACAAATAATTTTGGTCTACCCCTATGCTAAAGTGTTTGTCTACGTTATGGATGGTCTGAAGTCCAAGAACGCTCGCCAACGCACAGAATGCCTGGATGAGTTGGGATATTTGATTGAAAACTACACCTTAACGGTGTGCCAACCGTCGCAGCAAGCGGCCCTTAAAGAAATAGCAAGGCACATATCGGATCGAGACAACAGTGTGCGCAATGCCGCCTTGAATTGTGTGGTACAAGCCTACTTCCAAGCTGGGGAGAAGGTCTACAAACTTATTGGGCAAATGAACGACAAGGATCTGTCCATGTTGGACGAGCGCATCAAGCGGGCCAAAAAGCCTCAACGAAAAGCTCCCGAAGCCAACGTCAGTGCTAAATCGAGCCCAGTTGTACAACAGGACAGTATTGAAATTGAGGATCCTTCTCCGAATGGCTGTGACGAGTTGCCGCCACCAGAGGAGCACAATCAGAG GACATTTGATCAGCCCGTCTCAACGCCAATGGTTAATTTGCAACAACATCACATACAAATGCAACCAAAGACAACGGGGCCATTTGGCTTGGATCCAAATAAAATAGCCGAAATTGAAGAGAACTGGGTTCGAGTCGATCAGATTGAACGAGTGGTGGTGCCAAACGTAGACATATCGCTGCTCTTTGAACCCATTAAAGTACTGCCGACAAAGGATGGTATTAAATATCCCCAGGAGAAATTCGATCAGTTGTTGTCGCGTTCGCGCTACATGCAACAAACCCATACCACACCTCCCCCGCCTTCGGCAATGGGCAGTGGAGGTGGCGGCATTATGGCTAATAATGTTTCACCCTATATGAGTccccagcaacagcaacaacaatttaatGCCGCCCTCTACCAGCAACAGTCCTTTGGAAATAATTCGACCAA TTTGGCCGATGTTCTGCCAAAGCATGATCcacatttgataaaaattattaagGCCACTAGCAGCACAGACACTCTGAAGGCGAGGGCAGCGATCAATGAACTCAACGAGATCATAGATTCTCCCGAAAAGCAAGCAGTTTTACGTGACTATGAGGAGATCTTCATACAAAATGTGCTGGCACAACTAAAG AATCTTTCCCAAATTCCTATCTCAGAGTCGCTGGTTGTTTACCAACCTTTGCTATCGATTCTGTACTCATTCTTCCTCTCCAAAACCTTGGGCAAGACTTTGAGTGTGGCTTGTATCAAAAATCTTATGTCAGTCCTGCTGCATTTGCTGGCTGATCAGAAACTAAACACGGGCGATGACGGTCAATACAATAAAGTCATCAATGGGATTTGTGTTAAAGTGCTGGATAAGTCCAACTTTACAAATATGAACTG TGCTTTAATTCGTTTGCTGCGCGAAACATGTCCAGAGGCTGGCCTTCCCAAGTTCACGGATCTCTTGATGAAATGTATATGGCGCAATGTCAAAACATTGCCCGAACGTAGCAATGAGCTTAACTATGATGCCGTTATGTTGGAGGTACATGAATTTATGTTAGCTTTACCCAGTTCCTGGTGGCAAACGAGGCCCTCAGACACGCCCTTGCGAACCGTTAAAACAATCATACACAATATGGCTAAGGTAAAGGGCAATGCCATCCTGCAACATCTAAATCAAATACCAACACACTCGGAACTACATGCGTATCTAATTAAAATCCTCAAG AACCTGCAAAAGGAAGGGAATCTGCCAAGTTCCTCACCCCAACGTTCGATATCTTCCAAAGACTTATTGGCCAAACAGCGTATTTCCAACCAGGCTCACGAGACCATGTCCCAGATATTCAAGCTCATATCCGATAAAGAGACAAAGCAACAAGGACTGCAGAAATTATATGAGTTTAAG TCCAAGAATCCAGACATCGATGTGTCGGCGTTCCTTAAAGGAGCCAGTCCAAGCTTCCAAAAATACATTGAAGAAGGCTTAGCCGAAATCCAGCGTAGCACAGGCAATGTAGGCGATGTCAATCCAGCGCAATGCAATCTTGCATCGCAATCAAATGACAATCGTTTAG CTCCTCGGTCTTCGTATCTCACAGAGCCCAACTATCAAAATCAACAATGTCCCGCAATTAGCGATAGCACCGGCGCTAAACCTGATCCCGACTTTTGGATGGATAGACTGAATCATTTGAGAGCAAAGGCTAACCTGGCCCCTCATCGAAATCCCGATGGTAGTCTCGTCAGCAACTCCCATTTCCCAATGATGGACAATAAAGTGATGGATGAAAATCTCAGCTTGAATTCCATGAATGCCCAAAAGGTATCTGTTATACGAAGAGAT AAACCGGAAATGTCACCAAATCGCTTGCAACACATACAGGCCAAACTGGCCCAAATAAAGAAGGAAAGCCACACCTAG